Proteins from a single region of Electrophorus electricus isolate fEleEle1 chromosome 5, fEleEle1.pri, whole genome shotgun sequence:
- the pabpc1a gene encoding polyadenylate-binding protein 1A — protein sequence MNPSAPSYPMASLYVGDLHPDVTEAMLYEKFSPAGPILSIRVCRDMMTRRSLGYAYVNFQQPADAERALDTMNFDVIKGRPVRIMWSQRDPSLRKSGVGNIFIKNLDKSIDNKALYDTFSAFGNILSCKVVCDENGSKGYGFVHFETHEAAERAIEKMNGMLLNDRKVFVGRFKSRKEREAEMGARAKEFTNVYIKNFGEDMDDDKLKEIFSKFGPALSIRVMTDESGKSKGFGFVSFERHEDAQRAVDEMNGKELNGKQVYVGRAQKKGERQTELKRKFEQMKQDRMTRYQGVNLYVKNLDDGLDDERLRKEFSPFGTITSAKVMMEGGRSKGFGFVCFSSPEEATKAVTEMNGRIVATKPLYVALAQRKEERQAHLTNQYMQRMASVRAVPNPVLNPYQPAPPSGYFMAAIPQAQNRAAYYPSSQLAQLRPSPRWATQSVRPQHFQNMPSAIRPTAPRPQTFSTIRPTSTSQVPRMMASQRMASQPLGPRPTSAGAATGAAPVRAVPQYKYATGVRNPQQHLGTQPQVPMQQAAVHVQGQEPLTASMLAAAPPQEQKQMLGERLFPLIQNMHPTLAGKITGMLLEIDNSELLHMLESPESLRSKVDEAVAVLQAHQAKEAAQKSVTSAAVPAV from the exons ATGAATCCAAGTGCTCCAAGTTACCCGATGGCCTCGTTGTACGTCGGTGATCTTCACCCAGATGTTACCGAGGCCATGCTATACGAGAAATTCAGCCCTGCTGGCCCAATTCTCTCCATCCGGGTTTGCAGAGACATGATGACTCGTCGCTCACTTGGATATGCGTACGTGAACTTTCAGCAGCCGGCGGATG CTGAGCGTGCTTTGGACACCATGAACTTTGACGTCATCAAAGGCAGGCCTGTGCGCATAATGTGGTCCCAGAGAGACCCCTCTCTGAGGAAGAGCGGAGTTGGCAACATCTTCATCAAGAACCTGGACAAGTCTATTGACAACAAAGCTCTTTACGACACATTCTCCGCCTTTGGAAACATCCTCTCCTGCAAG GTGGTGTGTGATGAGAATGGCTCTAAGGGCTACGGCTTTGTGCACTTTGAGACCCACGAGGCTGCGGAGAGAGCCATTGAGAAAATGAACGGCATGTTGCTCAATGACCGCAAAGT GTTCGTCGGCCGCTTCAAGTCTCGCAAGGAGCGTGAGGCTGAGATGGGGGCCAGAGCCAAGGAGTTCACCAATGTTTACATTAAGAACTTTGGCGAGGACATGGACGACGACAAGCTGAAGGAAATCTTCAGCAAGTTCG GCCCAGCGCTGAGCATTCGCGTCATGACTGACGAGAGTGGCAAGTCCAAGGGCTTTGGCTTTGTGAGCTTCGAGAGGCACGAGGATGCCCAAAGG GCCGTGGATGAGATGAATGGGAAGGAGCTGAATGGGAAGCAGGTGTATGTGGGTCGTGCCCAGAAGAAAGGCGAGAGGCAGACAGAGCTCAAACGCAAGTTTGAGCAGATGAAGCAGGACCGCATGACTCGCTACCAG GGAGTGAACCTGTATGTTAAAAACCTAGACGATGGTCTGGACGACGAGCGTCTACGTAAGGAGTTCTCTCCATTTGGAACCATCACAAGTGCCAAG GTGATGATGGAGGGCGGCCGCTCCAAAGGgtttggctttgtgtgtttctcctctccGGAGGAGGCCACCAAAGCAGTGACGGAGATGAACGGGCGCATTGTGGCCACCAAGCCACTGTACGTGGCCCTGGCGCAGCGCAAGGAGGAGCGGCAGGCCCACCTCACCAACCAGTACATGCAGCGCATGGCCAGTGTACGCGCCGTGCCCAACCCAGTGCTCAACCCCTACCAGCCCGCCCCACCCTCCGGCTACTTCATGGCAGCCATTCCacag GCTCAGAACCGGGCTGCCTACTACCCGAGCAGCCAGCTGGCACAGCTCCGCCCCAGCCCCCGCTGGGCCACGCAGAGCGTCCGCCCACAGC ATTTTCAGAACATGCCGAGTGCCATCAGGCCCACAGCACCCCGTCCACAGACCTTCAGCACAATCCgacccacctccacctcccaggTCCCACGCATGATGGCCTCTCAGCGCATGG CATCTCAGCCTCTGGGGCCGCGGCCGACCAGCGCAGGAGCAGCCACCGGGGCGGCGCCGGTGAGAGCAGTACCGCAGTACAAATACGCCACAGGGGTTCGCAACCCACAGCAGCACCTGGGCACACAGCCGCAAGTGCCCAtgcagcag GCTGCAGTCCATGTGCAGGGCCAGGAACCTCTCACTGCCTCCATGCTGGCTGCTGCACCTccacaggagcagaagcagatgCTGG GTGAGCGTCTGTTCCCCCTGATCCAGAACATGCACCCCACCCTCGCAGGGAAGATCACGGGTATGCTCCTGGAGATCGACAACTCAGAGCTACTGCATATGCTGGAGTCTCCTGAGTCTCTTCGCTCTAAG GTGGATGAGGCAGTCGCTGTGCTCCAGGCCCACCAGGCGAAGGAAGCAGCTCAAAAATCTGTAACCAGTGCTGCGGTTCCCGCTGTCTGA